A portion of the Sabethes cyaneus chromosome 3, idSabCyanKW18_F2, whole genome shotgun sequence genome contains these proteins:
- the LOC128739837 gene encoding uncharacterized protein LOC128739837: MAKNGDDLQVQYNCVLCDNSDEHDDMVACDSCQMWHHYSCVNVSASVRDREWYCPTCEPLYTDGINVVEQNKNNPSRSNPILSDGAVLDVPKKTAAKSSAGTKNTRKSRKVIVESITSSARARLELELNVVDEQRRLREEELAEEKKMKDRQRKLEEELREQELAVEARRIAEAKRALEQNMADEREYRKQQMAIRKQSADEKAKLIRQASEYSSSHGSRVNVGVGVTDPGEKVKDWLEQTNQQTEGTKKTSTSAVRPSSCQKQVLPDKFNTNKNPPARKINEALAISPPNCTVPQQKVQCKSLVSQGIQKLPLQPNNPKKQINLNCRELSKQISSSGVHSSDKEHGAACEVQQPVAENKNDQDQRSQHHSNDIAEGPTSRQLATRQVMGKDLPIFSGNPEEWPIWISNFQRSTTTCGFSDDENLIRLQRCLKGPALEAVRSRLLCPAGVPHVIKALQMRYGRPETLIRSMTERVRQMPPLKANDLESIIEFGLAVDNLVQHLENVGYQAHLSNPSLLHDLVGKLPVDYRLNWSAVKSEEPNADLAAFGRFMSSLVELAYNVADDLPSLKPQKTKHRERSFVQTHAEPEFTPRREPVTNTLSGRRAPKRPCAVCKAEGHRVSECGNFKTMNIDGRLKAVREFGLCRSCLNCHGKWPCKTAKECGINDCRLKHNPLLHSSSATVQAAVSTSHLSQLKTVGGPLFRIIPVTLYGKNTKVDIYAFVDEGSQITLLEDSVADQLGLAGTLEPLNLQWTGNIKRSEPKSRRISTEISGTGCTKQYRLGNARTVGGLLLPSQSMDYDEMTRRYPHLRGLPIPSYTKISPKLLIGLDNLKLTVPLKIREGRWEEPIATKSRIGWSIYGCATESQSKYVCGFHVGGWTDPEQELNQLVRDYITLDDTGITYPSTPLESEEEKRARIIMESTTRRVDGRYETGMLWKRDKLKFPESFGMAYKRMCSLEKRLSKDPVLYDRVRQQIRDYEAKGYAHKATESELSTTDKHQCWYLPLGIVLNPKKPNKLRLIWDAAATVDGVSLNSALLKGPDLLKGLPSVISNFRLYRFALTGDIKEMFHRFFIRIQDRQFLRFLFRDRPDQKPVTYVMDVAIFGASCSPSSAQYIKNINAKEFEADFPRAVTAIVQHHYVDDYLDSFGTAEEAVRIGKEVKKIHAQGGFEIRNFLSNDPHIAAQVGEESTAVEKDIRTEKDERIESVLGMKWIPTSDTFVYTVSLRDNLKHVLEESYLPTKREILRTVMSFFDPMGLISFFLIHGRILMQDIWAAGIGWDDQINEKLMPRWRSWINLVPKLNSLRIPRCYFVNAVEKTYSSLQVHVFVDASRSAYACAVYFRVETLRGPDVRLVAAKSKVAPLKMQTVPRLELRAAVLGSRLLNSVISMHALPVTKRVLWSDSNTVLAWIKSDQRRYHQYVGFRVGEILTVTDVSEWRKIGSAMNVADDATKWGSGPNISSESRWFRGPEFLKQPEELWPGKNAPIAPTEEELIVCNLHHNISDPLIDADRFSRWERLHRTMAYVHRFMHNVRVSQRKGKPIHGCLTQNELVMAELSLWKQAQKEVFASEMTILEATSGEPDDRHATLPKGSAIYKLWPFMDKDGLIRKRNRLSNAAWIPYQTKYPVILPRKHRITFLLVDYFHRRFRHCNRETVVNQMRQHYEIAKLRSLITKVAESCVWCRVHRACPYSPPMAPLPKVRLTPYVRPFTYVGVDYFGPVLVKVGRSNVKRWIALFTCLTIRAVHLEVVHSLSKESCVMAIRRFVSRRGAPAEIFSDNGTNFHGANNQLKREIENRNDYLASTFTNTTTRWSFIPPGAPHMGGAWERMVRSMKTAIGTILDAQRRPDDEVLETVIIEAEAMVNTRPLTYIPIESADQEALTPNHFIFGCSDGVKQVPVLPTDYRTTLNSGWKLAKHLSDGIWKRWIQEYLPVISRRSKWFEDVKEIAEGSLVLIVDGAVRNQWTRGRVVKVIHGKDGRVRQAWVKTTNGVIRRPVVKLALLDVLEVGKPEVEQLNGLQAGECDVEYPSATSMR, from the coding sequence ATGGCGAAAAACGGAGATGATTTGCAGGTGCAATATAATTGTGTATTATGTGACAACTCCGACGAACATGACGACATGGTAGCTTGCGATTCTTGCCAGATGTGGCATCACTACTCCTGTGTGAACGTAAGTGCCAGTGTTCGGGATCGGGAATGGTATTGTCCCACTTGCGAACCTCTGTACACGGATGGAATAAATGTGGTGGAGCAGAATAAGAACAATCCCAGTCGTTCTAATCCAATACTATCCGACGGCGCCGTTCTTGACGTCCCGAAAAAGACGGCGGCGAAATCTTCGGCCGGTACTAAGAACACCCGTAAGTCGAGGAAAGTGATTGTCGAAAGCATAACGTCTAGTGCACGGGCTCGCTTGGAACTAGAGTTAAATGTCGTCGACGAACAGCGACGTTTACGTGAAGAAGAGCTAGCAGAGGAGAAGAAAATGAAAGATCGTCAACGAAAATTAGAGGAGGAATTGCGGGAGCAGGAGCTGGCCGTCGAAGCGAGACGGATCGCAGAGGCAAAAAGGGCATTGGAGCAGAACATGGCTGACGAACGAGAATACCGAAAACAGCAGATGGCTATTCGGAAGCAATCGGCGGACGAGAAAGCGAAGCTTATTCGGCAGGCTTCTGAGTACAGTAGCAGTCACGGCAGTAGAGTCAACGTCGGTGTTGGTGTCACCGATCCTGGGGAAAAAGTGAAAGACTGGCTGGAGCAAACAAACCAGCAGACAGAGGGAACAAAAAAGACTTCCACGTCAGCAGTTAGGCCCAGTTCATGTCAGAAACAGGTATTACCCGATAAGTTCAATACTAACAAAAACCCACCCGCAAGAAAGATAAATGAAGCTTTAGCAATCTCGCCCCCTAACTGTACTGTCCCTCAACAAAAAGTTCAATGCAAATCTCTCGTTAGTCAGGGAATTCAAAAATTGCCTCTTCAACCAAACAATCCtaagaaacaaataaatttaaattgtcGCGAGCTGTCAAAACAGATTTCTTCGTCGGGAGTGCATAGTAGTGATAAAGAACATGGTGCAGCCTGTGAAGTTCAACAACCTGTCGCAGAGAATAAAAACGATCAGGATCAACGGTCCCAGCATCACAGTAATGACATTGCGGAAGGCCCAACGAGTCGACAGCTAGCTACTAGACAAGTGATGGGGAAGGATCTACCGATATTTTCCGGTAACCCGGAAGAATGGCCTATATGGATAAGCAACTTTCAACGTTCTACAACAACTTGTGGTTTTTCTGACGATGAAAATCTCATCCGTCTTCAACGCTGCTTAAAGGGTCCAGCTCTTGAAGCAGTGCGCAGCCGGTTGCTTTGTCCAGCAGGGGTACCGCATGTAATCAAAGCTTTGCAAATGCGGTATGGACGTCCCGAAACACTTATTCGTTCTATGACTGAGCGAGTTCGACAAATGCCACCACTGAAGGCCAACGATCTGGAGAGCATTATAGAATTCGGACTGGCAGTGGATAATTTAGTACAGCATCTGGAAAATGTGGGATATCAGGCTCACTTATCTAACCCGTCTCTATTACACGATTTGGTGGGAAAATTACCCGTTGACTATCGCCTCAACTGGTCGGCAGTCAAAAGTGAAGAACCTAATGCGGATTTGGCTGCGTTCGGGAGGTTCATGTCAAGTTTGGTTGAACTTGCATACAATGTAGCCGATGATTTACCATCGTTGAAACCACAAAAAACGAAACATCGAGAGAGGTCGTTCGTGCAGACTCACGCAGAGCCAGAATTTACACCGAGGCGTGAACCGGTAACTAACACTTTATCGGGGAGGCGAGCACCGAAGAGACCGTGCGCGGTTTGCAAAGCAGAAGGGCATCGGGTGTCGGAATGCGGAAATTTTAAAACCATGAACATCGACGGGCGGTTGAAGGCAGTGCGAGAGTTTGGTCTGTGCAGATCGTGTTTGAATTGCCATGGAAAATGGCCGTGCAAGACAGCGAAAGAGTGTGGAATCAATGATTGTCGGCTGAAACATAATCCTCTTCTACATTCTTCAAGTGCAACCGTACAAGCAGCTGTATCAACAAGTCATCTTAGTCAGTTAAAGACGGTAGGCGGACCGCTTTTTAGAATCATTCCTGTCACGTTATACGGAAAGAATACTAAAGTGGACATCTATGCTTTCGTTGATGAAGGATCGCAGATAACCTTGTTAGAGGATTCGGTTGCAGATCAGCTCGGTTTGGCGGGTACTTTGGAGCCACTAAACTTACAATGGACCGGTAATATCAAACGCAGTGAACCAAAATCTAGACGGATCAGTACCGAGATTTCAGGTACCGGATGCACGAAGCAGTACAGACTGGGAAATGCACGTACGGTTGGTGGACTGCTGCTTCCATCACAAAGTATGGACTACGACGAAATGACAAGAAGGTATCCGCATTTGCGTGGTTTGCCTATACCGAGTTATACAAAAATATCACCAAAACTCTTGATTGGTCTTGACAACTTGAAACTCACTGTACCACTGAAAATCAGAGAAGGAAGGTGGGAAGAGCCGATAGCCACGAAAAGTCGCATCGGATGGAGCATCTACGGGTGCGCGACAGAGTCGCAATCAAAGTATGTCTGTGGGTTTCATGTTGGAGGATGGACCGATCCAGAGCAAGAGCTCAACCAGCTAGTCCGGGATTACATCACACTGGACGACACTGGCATAACATACCCTTCTACTCCACTAGAATCCGAAGAAGAGAAACGAGCGAGGATAATTATGGAGTCCACCACGCGAAGAGTCGACGGAAGATACGAAACGGGTATGCTATGGAAGAGAGACAAGTTAAAGTTCCCGGAGAGCTTCGGAATGGCCTATAAACGAATGTGTTCACTGGAGAAACGTCTTAGTAAAGATCCTGTTCTGTATGATCGAGTTCGGCAGCAGATACGAGACTACGAGGCCAAAGGATACGCTCACAAAGCGACGGAAAGTGAACTGTCGACTACGGATAAGCATCAGTGTTGGTACTTGCCATTGGGGATTGTCTTGAACCCAAAGAAGCCGAACAAATTGAGGCTGATTTGGGATGCAGCAGCTACGGTCGACGGCGTTTCGCTCAACTCTGCATTACTGAAGGGACCCGACTTGCTAAAAGGTCTCCCATCGGTTATTAGCAATTTTCGGTTGTATCGTTTCGCTCTGACAGGCGATATCAAGGAAATGTTCCACAGGTTCTTCATACGGATTCAAGATCGTCAGTTTCTGCGCTTTCTCTTCAGGGACCGTCCAGATCAAAAACCGGTGACCTACGTCATGGATGTTGCCATCTTCGGGGCTTCATGCTCGCCGAGTTCCGCTCAATACATTAAAAACATAAATGCGAAGGAGTTTGAAGCGGATTTCCCACGAGCAGTTACAGCCATCGTTCAACACCACTACGTGGATGATTACTTGGACAGCTTTGGAACAGCGGAGGAGGCCGTGAGGATTGGCAAAGAGGTTAAGAAAATTCACGCCCAGGGTGGTTTCGAAATCCGTAACTTCTTGTCCAACGATCCGCATATAGCAGCTCAAGTTGGAGAAGAGTCTACAGCCGTCGAGAAGGATATACGAACAGAGAAGGATGAACGAATCGAGTCAGTATTGGGCATGAAATGGATACCCACCAGCGATACCTTTGTCTATACAGTTTCCCTGCGTGACAATTTGAAACATGTTCTAGAAGAGTCTTACTTGCCAACCAAAAGAGAAATCTTACGAACCGTAATGAGTTTCTTCGATCCAATGGGACTGATTTCGTTTTTCCTGATTCATGGGAGAATATTGATGCAGGACATATGGGCAGCGGGTATTGGATGGGACGACCAGATCAACGAAAAACTCATGCCGAGGTGGAGAAGCTGGATTAATCTTGTTCCCAAGTTGAATAGTCTGCGGATCCCGAGATGCTATTTTGTGAATGCTGTTGAGAAGACCTATTCATCCCTACAAGTTCACGTATTTGTGGACGCAAGCAGGTCTGCTTATGCCTGTGCAGTATATTTCCGGGTTGAAACACTGCGAGGCCCAGATGTTCGACTTGTAGCTGCGAAGTCGAAGGTAGCTCCGTTGAAAATGCAGACTGTTCCACGACTGGAACTACGTGCGGCTGTGCTGGGATCCCGCCTACTTAACAGCGTAATATCTATGCACGCTCTTCCCGTGACGAAGCGTGTACTATGGTCGGATTCCAACACCGTTCTAGCATGGATTAAATCAGACCAGCGCCGATATCATCAGTATGTGGGGTTCCGAGTTGGTGAGATATTGACTGTGACAGATGTTAGTGAATGGAGGAAGATCGGATCGGCGATGAACGTCGCGGATGATGCCACTAAATGGGGCTCAGGGCCGAATATCAGCTCTGAAAGCCGATGGTTTCGTGGACCGGAATTTCTGAAGCAACCAGAAGAATTATGGCCAGGCAAGAACGCACCGATTGCCCCCACTGAAGAAGAGCTGATTGTTTGCAACCTACATCATAATATATCGGACCCACTGATCGATGCGGATAGATTTAGTAGATGGGAGAGGCTCCACAGGACTATGGCTTATGTGCACAGGTTCATGCACAATGTTAGAGTTTCGCAGCGGAAAGGAAAGCCGATTCATGGTTGTTTGACACAGAACGAGTTGGTGATGGCTGAACTATCCTTGTGGAAACAAGCACAAAAGGAGGTGTTTGCATCGGAAATGACTATCCTTGAAGCGACAAGCGGAGAGCCGGATGACCGCCATGCAACTCTTCCCAAGGGCAGCGCAATCTACAAATTGTGGCCCTTCATGGACAAAGACGGATTAATCCGCAAACGCAATCGACTGAGTAACGCAGCGTGGATACCGTACCAAACCAAGTACCCGGTAATTTTACCCCGTAAGCATCGAATTACGTTCCTCCTAGTTGATTATTTTCACCGCCGTTTTCGGCACTGTAATCGCGAAACAGTTGTGAATCAAATGAGACAACATTACGAGATTGCAAAATTGAGATCACTGATTACAAAGGTGGCGGAAAGCTGCGTCTGGTGCAGAGTTCATCGTGCTTGTCCGTATTCGCCCCCCATGGCTCCGCTGCCGAAGGTCCGACTGACTCCCTATGTACGACCCTTCACATACGTAGGTGTCGACTACTTTGGTCCAGTGCTAGTGAAGGTTGGTCGAAGCAACGTCAAGAGGTGGATAGCCCTGTTCACTTGCTTGACTATCCGAGCAGTGCATCTGGAAGTCGTGCACAGCCTGTCAAAGGAATCTTGTGTTATGGCGATAAGGAGGTTTGTGTCACGACGAGGAGCGCCGGCTGAGATATTCAGTGACAACGGGACAAACTTTCACGGGGCGAATAACCAGCTGAAACGTGAAATAGAGAATCGTAATGACTACTTGGCCTCGACCTTTACAAACACTACAACTCGTTGGTCGTTTATCCCACCTGGCGCACCACACATGGGCGGCGCGTGGGAAAGAATGGTCCGCTCAATGAAGAcagcaattggaaccatattAGATGCACAACGGCGGCCGGATGACGAGGTTCTGGAGACGGTAATTATCGAAGCGGAGGCGATGGTAAACACAAGACCATTGACATACATCCCGATAGAATCGGCGGATCAAGAAGCTTTGACTCCTAATCATTTCATTTTCGGATGTTCAGACGGGGTTAAACAGGTTCCAGTACTACCTACGGATTACCGTACAACGTTGAATAGCGGATGGAAGCTTGCTAAACATTTGTCGGATGGAATATGGAAGCGATGGATACAGGAGTACCTGCCAGTGATATCGAGGAGATCAAAGTGGTTCGAAGATGTGAAGGAGATAGCGGAAGGAAGTCTGGTTCTGATCGTAGATGGTGCAGTACGAAATCAGTGGACTAGAGGAAGAGTAGTCAAGGTCATTCACGGAAAGGATGGACGAGTGCGACAAGCTTGGGTGAAGACAACTAATGGAGTCATCCGTAGACCGGTCGTGAAGTTGGCGTTACTAGACGTCCTTGAAGTGGGTAAACCGGAAGTAGAGCAACTAAATGGTTTACAGGCGGGGGAATGTGACGTCGAGTACCCCTCGGCAACCAGCATGCGATGA